Proteins from a genomic interval of Streptococcus sp. D7B5:
- the dnaG gene encoding DNA primase — MVDKQVIEEIKNNANIVEVIGDVISLQKAGRNYLGLCPFHGEKTPSFNVVEDKQFYHCFGCGRSGDVFKFIEEYQGVSFMEAVQLLGERVGIQLAMPVQSRPQQASPHQALYDIHEEAARFYHAILMTTKMGEEARAYLYKRGLTDDVLKHFQIGLAPAERTYLYQRLSDKFEEKDLLDSGLFYLSDGNQFYDTFFGRIIFPLTNDKGQVIAFSGRIWQETDSQTAKYKNSRSTAIFNKSYELYHLDKAKKGTGKITELYLMEGFMDVIAAYRAGIENAVASMGTALSKEHVDHLKRFTKKIVLSYDGDKAGQAATAKALEELKDFSVEVVRVPDAMDPDEYLQKNSPEDLAYLLTKTRISPIEFYIHQLKPENSDNLQAQIEFIEKIAPLIAKEKSITAQNSYIHILADNLPSFDYQQVEQIVNESRIVQRQERVKEEQPPAAISLPVTRQLTAVMRAEAHLLYRMAENPVVLNDYRLREDFFFDTPEFQILYELLSEQGEIGSEELSHQTPEVENAWYHVLSLDLPVEMSPQELAEVEATRNRALLSKDNLRIKKKVQEASHVGDTDTALEELQRLISQKRRME, encoded by the coding sequence ATGGTTGACAAGCAAGTCATTGAAGAAATCAAAAACAATGCCAACATTGTGGAAGTCATAGGTGATGTGATTTCTTTACAGAAGGCTGGACGGAACTATTTAGGGCTCTGTCCTTTTCATGGTGAAAAGACCCCCTCTTTCAACGTTGTGGAAGACAAGCAGTTTTATCACTGTTTTGGATGTGGGCGTTCAGGAGATGTCTTTAAGTTTATCGAAGAATACCAAGGCGTGTCCTTCATGGAAGCCGTTCAGCTCTTAGGAGAGCGCGTCGGTATTCAACTAGCTATGCCTGTTCAGTCTCGTCCCCAACAAGCTTCCCCTCATCAAGCTCTATATGATATACATGAAGAAGCTGCACGCTTTTACCATGCCATCCTCATGACGACCAAGATGGGAGAAGAAGCAAGGGCTTATCTCTACAAACGCGGATTGACAGATGATGTTCTGAAGCACTTCCAGATTGGACTAGCTCCAGCAGAGAGAACTTATCTCTACCAACGTTTATCTGACAAGTTTGAGGAAAAGGATTTATTGGATTCTGGCCTGTTTTACCTGTCAGATGGCAATCAGTTTTATGATACTTTTTTTGGACGGATTATCTTTCCTTTGACCAATGACAAGGGGCAGGTTATTGCATTTTCAGGTCGTATCTGGCAAGAAACGGATAGTCAGACTGCCAAATATAAAAATAGTCGCTCGACTGCAATTTTTAACAAGAGTTACGAATTGTATCATTTGGACAAGGCAAAAAAGGGAACAGGTAAGATTACAGAGCTCTATCTGATGGAAGGATTCATGGATGTGATCGCAGCCTATCGTGCTGGTATAGAAAATGCTGTAGCTTCCATGGGAACAGCCTTAAGCAAGGAGCATGTTGACCACCTCAAACGCTTTACCAAAAAGATAGTTCTCAGCTATGATGGTGACAAGGCAGGGCAGGCAGCAACAGCCAAAGCTCTGGAAGAATTAAAAGATTTCTCAGTGGAAGTTGTCCGAGTACCTGATGCCATGGACCCAGATGAGTATTTACAAAAGAATTCTCCTGAAGATCTGGCTTACCTTTTAACCAAGACCCGGATTAGTCCTATTGAGTTCTATATTCACCAGCTAAAGCCTGAAAATAGTGATAACTTACAGGCGCAAATTGAATTCATTGAAAAGATTGCACCCCTAATCGCCAAAGAAAAGTCTATCACTGCCCAGAATTCTTATATCCACATTCTAGCAGATAATCTCCCTTCCTTTGATTACCAGCAGGTGGAACAGATTGTAAATGAAAGTCGCATTGTTCAAAGGCAGGAAAGAGTCAAAGAGGAGCAACCTCCAGCAGCGATTAGTTTACCTGTAACGCGGCAACTGACAGCAGTCATGAGAGCAGAGGCGCATCTCCTCTATAGGATGGCTGAGAACCCAGTTGTGTTAAATGACTACCGATTAAGAGAAGATTTTTTCTTTGATACCCCAGAATTTCAAATTCTTTACGAATTATTAAGTGAGCAGGGAGAAATCGGCTCAGAGGAGCTTTCTCATCAGACGCCTGAGGTTGAAAATGCTTGGTACCACGTGCTTAGCTTGGATTTGCCAGTTGAGATGTCGCCTCAAGAGCTAGCGGAAGTCGAAGCGACTCGAAACCGTGCCCTCCTCAGCAAGGACAACTTAAGAATTAAAAAGAAAGTGCAGGAAGCTAGTCATGTAGGAGATACAGACACAGCCTTGGAAGAATTGCAACGATTGATTTCCCAAAAGAGAAGAATGGAGTAA
- the rpoD gene encoding RNA polymerase sigma factor RpoD, which produces MATKQKEVTTFDVQVADFIRNHKKTGTATDDEINSSLVIPFALDADGIEDLLQRIQDAGISITDNEGNPSARVLSAEEEPELSDEDLIGSTSAKVNDPVRMYLKEIGVVPLLTNEEEKELALAVEAGDIEAKQRLAEANLRLVVSIAKRYVGRGMQFLDLIQEGNMGLMKAVDKFDYSKGFKFSTYATWWIRQAITRAIADQARTIRIPVHMVETINKLVREQRNLLQELGQDPTPEQIAERMDMTPDKVREILKIAQEPVSLETPIGEEDDSHLGDFIEDEVIENPVDYTTRIVLREQLDEVLDTLTDREENVLRLRFGLDDGKMRTLEDVGKVFNVTRERIRQIEAKALRKLRQPSRSKPLRDFIED; this is translated from the coding sequence ATGGCAACAAAACAAAAAGAAGTAACCACATTTGATGTGCAAGTAGCAGACTTTATCCGTAACCACAAAAAAACAGGAACAGCAACAGATGACGAAATCAATTCAAGTCTGGTTATTCCTTTTGCCCTCGATGCAGATGGCATTGAAGACCTTTTGCAACGGATTCAGGATGCTGGAATTTCTATCACAGACAACGAAGGAAATCCAAGCGCGCGTGTGCTTAGTGCAGAAGAAGAGCCAGAACTCAGTGATGAGGACTTGATTGGCTCAACCTCTGCCAAGGTTAATGACCCAGTCCGTATGTATTTGAAGGAAATTGGGGTTGTTCCTCTCTTGACAAACGAAGAAGAAAAAGAATTGGCTCTAGCTGTTGAAGCTGGTGATATCGAAGCCAAACAGCGTCTTGCAGAAGCCAACCTTCGTTTGGTGGTTTCGATTGCTAAGCGCTACGTAGGGCGTGGTATGCAATTTCTTGACTTGATCCAAGAAGGCAACATGGGCTTGATGAAGGCAGTGGATAAGTTTGACTACTCTAAAGGATTTAAGTTTTCAACTTACGCAACTTGGTGGATTCGTCAGGCGATTACCCGTGCCATTGCTGACCAGGCCCGCACTATTCGTATCCCTGTCCACATGGTTGAAACCATTAACAAGCTTGTTCGTGAACAGCGTAATCTCCTTCAAGAATTGGGACAAGATCCAACTCCTGAACAAATCGCTGAGCGTATGGATATGACACCTGACAAGGTCCGCGAAATCTTGAAAATCGCCCAAGAACCAGTATCACTTGAAACACCGATTGGTGAAGAGGACGATAGCCATCTTGGGGACTTTATCGAAGACGAAGTGATTGAAAATCCAGTAGACTACACAACTCGTATCGTTTTGCGTGAGCAGTTGGATGAAGTCTTGGATACTCTTACAGACCGTGAAGAAAACGTCTTGCGCTTGCGCTTCGGGTTAGATGATGGGAAAATGCGTACTCTTGAAGATGTTGGGAAAGTCTTTAACGTGACTCGTGAGCGTATCCGTCAGATTGAGGCCAAGGCTTTGAGAAAATTGCGTCAACCAAGTCGCAGCAAACCGCTTCGTGATTTTATTGAAGACTAA
- a CDS encoding metal-sulfur cluster assembly factor, whose protein sequence is MAYTEEQIEMIKTRILNALEEVIDPELGIDIVNLGLIYEIRFDGETGHTEIDMTLTTMGCPLADLLTDQIHDAMTDVPEVTNTEVKLVWYPAWTVEKMSRYARIALGIK, encoded by the coding sequence ATGGCTTATACAGAAGAGCAAATTGAAATGATCAAAACACGCATTTTAAATGCCTTGGAAGAAGTCATCGACCCTGAGTTGGGGATTGATATTGTCAACCTAGGTTTGATTTATGAAATTCGTTTTGATGGTGAAACAGGTCACACTGAAATTGATATGACCTTGACAACTATGGGCTGCCCACTGGCTGACCTTTTGACAGACCAGATACATGATGCGATGACAGATGTGCCTGAGGTAACTAATACCGAAGTTAAATTGGTCTGGTATCCAGCTTGGACGGTTGAGAAAATGAGCCGATACGCACGTATCGCCCTAGGAATTAAATAA
- a CDS encoding glycosyltransferase family 4 protein, whose protein sequence is MENEKLRINMLSSSEKVAGQGVSGAYRELVSLLHRDAKDQLIVTENLPVEADVTHFHTIDFPYYLSTFQKKRSGRKIGYVHFLPDTLEGSLKIPFFLKGIVKRYVFSFYNRMEHLVVVNPMFIEDLVAAGIPREKVTYIPNFVNKEKWHPLPAEQVAQLRKEMDLAEDQFVVIGAGQVQKRKGIDDFIRLAEELPEITFIWAGGFSFGGMTDGYERYKKIMDNPPKNLIFPGIVSPERMRELYAMADLFLLPSYNELFPMTILEAASCEAPIMLRDLDLYKVILDGNYRATSDVSEMREAILEYKNDPETLKDLKEKAREISKEYSEEHLLEIWLKFYREQAALGKK, encoded by the coding sequence ATGGAAAACGAAAAATTGCGTATTAATATGCTAAGTTCAAGTGAAAAAGTAGCTGGTCAAGGAGTGTCAGGAGCTTATAGAGAATTGGTTAGTCTCCTTCACCGTGATGCCAAAGACCAGTTGATTGTTACAGAGAATCTTCCTGTAGAGGCAGATGTAACTCACTTTCATACCATTGATTTCCCCTATTATTTATCCACTTTCCAAAAGAAACGCTCTGGGAGAAAAATTGGCTATGTGCATTTTTTGCCTGATACGCTTGAGGGGAGTTTGAAGATTCCATTTTTCCTAAAAGGAATTGTCAAACGCTATGTTTTTTCCTTTTACAACCGAATGGAACACTTGGTGGTGGTCAATCCCATGTTTATCGAGGATTTAGTGGCTGCTGGCATTCCACGTGAAAAAGTAACTTATATTCCAAACTTTGTAAATAAAGAAAAATGGCATCCATTACCAGCTGAACAAGTTGCTCAACTCCGGAAGGAAATGGATCTCGCGGAAGATCAGTTTGTCGTAATCGGTGCGGGTCAGGTTCAGAAACGTAAAGGAATTGATGATTTTATCCGTCTTGCTGAGGAATTGCCAGAAATTACCTTTATCTGGGCAGGTGGTTTTTCATTTGGTGGGATGACAGATGGTTATGAACGCTACAAGAAGATTATGGACAATCCACCAAAAAATCTTATTTTTCCCGGGATTGTGTCACCGGAACGGATGCGGGAACTTTACGCTATGGCGGATTTATTCTTGCTACCAAGTTACAATGAATTATTCCCTATGACCATCTTAGAGGCGGCTAGTTGCGAGGCTCCGATTATGTTGAGGGATTTGGATCTGTATAAGGTTATTCTTGATGGGAATTATCGTGCTACAAGTGATGTTTCCGAGATGAGAGAAGCAATCCTAGAATATAAGAATGACCCTGAAACCTTAAAGGACTTGAAAGAAAAAGCTCGCGAGATCTCCAAAGAGTACTCTGAGGAGCATTTGTTGGAAATCTGGTTAAAATTTTATCGAGAACAGGCTGCTTTGGGCAAAAAGTGA
- a CDS encoding glycosyltransferase family 4 protein, with the protein MRIGLFTDTYFPQVSGVATSIRTLKTELEKQGHAVFIFTTTDKDVNRYEDWQIIRIPSVPFFAFKDRRFAYRGFTKALEIAKQYQLDIIHTQTEFSLGLLGIWIARELKIPVIHTYHTQYEDYVHYIAKGMLIRPSMVKYLVRGFLHDVDGVICPSEIVRDLLSKYKVKVEKRVIPTGIELAKFERPEIKEENLQELRSKLGIQEGEKMLLSLSRISFEKNIQAVLAAFAQVLKEEDKVKLVVAGDGPYLDSLKEQAEKLNIQKHVIFTGMIAPSETALYYKAADFFISASTSETQGLTYLESLASGTPVIAHGNPYLENLINDKMFGTLYYGERELAGAILEALIATPDMSEQKLADKLYEISAENFGKRVHEFYLDAIISNNFEHELHDGQPVTQRFLKTILYLPQQAVTSPVKESKRILRASRKQLSSIRDYWRDEFK; encoded by the coding sequence ATGCGAATTGGTTTATTTACAGATACCTATTTCCCTCAGGTTTCCGGGGTCGCGACTAGTATTCGGACTTTGAAAACTGAGCTTGAAAAGCAGGGGCATGCAGTTTTTATCTTTACAACAACAGATAAAGATGTAAACCGCTACGAGGATTGGCAAATTATTCGCATTCCGAGTGTCCCTTTCTTTGCGTTTAAGGATCGACGATTTGCCTACCGAGGTTTTACAAAGGCGCTTGAAATTGCCAAGCAGTATCAACTCGATATTATTCATACCCAGACAGAATTTTCTCTTGGTTTGTTAGGAATTTGGATTGCGAGAGAATTGAAAATTCCAGTTATTCATACCTACCATACCCAGTATGAAGACTATGTACATTACATTGCTAAGGGCATGCTAATTCGTCCGAGTATGGTAAAATATTTGGTGCGTGGCTTCCTTCATGATGTAGATGGCGTGATTTGCCCTAGTGAGATTGTTCGTGACCTTTTATCGAAATACAAAGTCAAGGTTGAAAAGCGTGTCATCCCAACTGGAATTGAGCTGGCTAAGTTTGAACGACCTGAGATTAAAGAGGAAAACTTACAAGAGCTTCGTTCGAAGTTAGGTATTCAGGAAGGCGAGAAAATGCTACTGAGCCTTTCGCGTATCTCCTTTGAGAAGAATATCCAAGCAGTCTTAGCTGCCTTTGCGCAGGTTTTGAAAGAAGAAGACAAGGTGAAGTTGGTTGTTGCTGGAGACGGACCTTATCTGGACAGTCTGAAAGAACAAGCAGAGAAATTAAACATACAAAAACATGTGATTTTTACAGGTATGATTGCTCCCAGTGAGACAGCCTTGTACTATAAAGCAGCTGATTTCTTTATTTCAGCATCTACGAGTGAAACTCAGGGTTTAACCTATCTAGAAAGTCTAGCCAGTGGAACGCCTGTTATTGCTCATGGCAACCCCTATCTTGAAAATCTGATCAATGATAAAATGTTTGGGACCCTCTACTATGGAGAACGAGAGCTTGCAGGAGCTATCCTTGAAGCATTGATTGCTACTCCTGATATGTCTGAACAAAAGTTGGCGGATAAGTTGTACGAGATTTCGGCTGAAAATTTTGGGAAACGAGTTCATGAGTTTTACCTTGATGCCATTATCTCAAATAACTTTGAACATGAGCTACATGATGGACAACCTGTCACTCAGCGCTTCTTAAAAACGATTCTCTATCTACCTCAACAGGCTGTTACAAGCCCAGTAAAAGAATCCAAGCGTATTTTAAGAGCGTCTCGAAAACAATTGTCTAGCATCAGAGATTATTGGAGAGACGAATTCAAATAA
- a CDS encoding PspC domain-containing protein → MKKLMRSGKDQKIGGVCAGVAHYFDIDPTIVRVIWAVLAFCYGTGVLAYIILWLIAPVSTDY, encoded by the coding sequence ATGAAAAAATTAATGAGAAGCGGAAAAGATCAAAAAATTGGTGGAGTATGCGCAGGAGTTGCTCATTATTTTGATATTGATCCAACAATTGTTCGTGTCATTTGGGCTGTTCTTGCATTTTGTTATGGGACAGGAGTCCTTGCTTATATCATTTTATGGTTGATTGCACCAGTTTCAACAGACTATTAA
- a CDS encoding DUF4044 domain-containing protein, producing MAFGDNGKRKKTLFEKVTLVVVLIMLFVTLAGIFATALGAFSRF from the coding sequence ATGGCTTTTGGAGATAACGGAAAACGTAAAAAAACTTTGTTTGAAAAGGTGACACTTGTTGTCGTGCTCATCATGTTGTTTGTAACCCTTGCTGGTATCTTTGCAACTGCGCTTGGAGCTTTTAGTAGATTCTAA
- the obgE gene encoding GTPase ObgE: MNMFLDTAKIKVKAGNGGDGMVAFRREKYVPNGGPWGGDGGRGGNVVFVVDEGLRTLMDFRYNRHFKADSGEKGMTKGMHGRGAEDLRVRVPQGTTVRDAETGKVITDLIEHGQEFIVAHGGRGGRGNIRFATPKNPAPEISENGEPGQERELQLELKILADVGLVGFPSVGKSTLLSVITSAKPKIGAYHFTTIVPNLGMVRTQSGESFAVADLPGLIEGASQGVGLGTQFLRHIERTRVILHVIDMSASEGRDPYEDYLAINKELESYNLRLMERPQIIVANKMDMPESQENLKTFKEKLAANYDEFEELPAIFPISGLTKQGLATLLDATAELLDKTPEFPIYDESDMEEEVYYGFDEEEKAFEISRDDDATWVLSGDKLMKLFNMTNFDRDESVMKFARQLRGMGVDEALRARGAKDGDLVRIGKFEFEFVD, encoded by the coding sequence ATGAATATGTTTTTAGATACAGCTAAGATTAAGGTCAAGGCTGGTAATGGTGGCGATGGCATGGTTGCCTTTCGCCGTGAAAAATATGTCCCTAATGGCGGTCCTTGGGGTGGTGATGGTGGACGAGGAGGTAACGTTGTTTTCGTGGTAGACGAAGGTTTGCGTACCTTGATGGATTTCCGCTATAACCGTCATTTCAAGGCTGATTCCGGTGAAAAAGGAATGACCAAAGGAATGCACGGTCGTGGTGCAGAAGATCTTCGTGTTCGAGTACCACAGGGGACTACTGTACGTGATGCGGAAACAGGAAAAGTCATTACAGACTTGATTGAACATGGTCAAGAGTTTATCGTGGCTCATGGCGGTCGAGGTGGTCGTGGAAATATCCGTTTTGCCACTCCCAAAAATCCTGCACCTGAAATCTCTGAGAATGGAGAACCAGGTCAAGAACGTGAGTTGCAACTGGAATTGAAGATCCTAGCGGATGTTGGCTTGGTCGGTTTCCCATCTGTTGGAAAGTCAACTTTGCTTAGTGTCATCACTTCAGCTAAACCTAAAATCGGTGCTTACCACTTTACGACCATTGTCCCTAATTTGGGTATGGTTCGTACACAGTCAGGTGAATCTTTTGCAGTAGCAGACCTTCCAGGTTTGATTGAAGGGGCCAGTCAAGGGGTTGGTCTTGGAACCCAGTTTCTACGTCATATCGAACGCACTCGAGTTATCCTCCATGTCATCGATATGTCAGCTAGCGAAGGACGTGATCCTTATGAGGATTACCTTGCTATTAATAAGGAATTAGAATCCTATAACCTTCGTCTCATGGAACGTCCACAGATTATCGTAGCCAACAAGATGGATATGCCTGAAAGTCAGGAAAATCTTAAAACTTTCAAGGAAAAGTTGGCAGCAAACTACGACGAGTTTGAGGAACTTCCAGCCATCTTCCCAATTTCTGGATTGACCAAGCAAGGGTTGGCGACTCTTTTGGACGCGACAGCTGAATTGTTAGACAAGACTCCAGAATTCCCGATTTATGATGAATCCGATATGGAAGAAGAAGTTTACTATGGCTTTGACGAGGAAGAAAAGGCCTTTGAGATTAGCCGTGATGATGATGCGACATGGGTACTTTCTGGTGATAAACTTATGAAACTCTTTAACATGACCAACTTTGACCGTGACGAATCAGTCATGAAGTTTGCCCGTCAGCTTCGTGGTATGGGGGTTGACGAAGCCCTTCGTGCGCGTGGAGCCAAAGATGGCGATTTGGTCCGCATCGGTAAATTTGAGTTTGAATTTGTAGACTAG
- a CDS encoding arginine repressor, with protein sequence MNKSEHRHQLIRALVSKNKIHTQAELQALLAENDIQVTQATLSRDIKTMNLSKVREEDNSYYVLNTGSISKWEKRLENYMEDALVMLRPVQHQVILKTLPGLAQSFGSVIDSLAFPDVVATLCGDDVCMIICEDATKAQACFESLKKYAPPFFFSE encoded by the coding sequence ATGAACAAATCAGAACACAGACACCAACTTATCCGCGCCCTCGTTTCAAAAAACAAAATCCATACTCAAGCTGAATTACAAGCCTTGTTAGCGGAAAATGATATCCAAGTTACTCAGGCTACCTTATCACGCGATATCAAAACCATGAACCTTTCAAAAGTGCGCGAAGAGGATAATTCTTACTATGTGCTAAATACAGGATCTATCTCCAAGTGGGAAAAACGTCTTGAAAATTATATGGAAGATGCTCTTGTTATGTTGCGTCCGGTGCAACACCAAGTTATTTTGAAAACTTTACCCGGTTTAGCCCAGTCATTTGGATCTGTAATTGATTCCTTGGCCTTTCCAGATGTCGTTGCAACTCTTTGTGGAGACGATGTCTGCATGATTATCTGTGAAGATGCTACAAAAGCGCAGGCTTGTTTTGAGAGTCTTAAAAAATATGCGCCACCATTTTTCTTTAGTGAATAA
- a CDS encoding Xaa-Pro dipeptidyl-peptidase: protein MRFNQFSYQPTTSSQRFEELEGLGLKLSPQLSLKRQFEDFIRWSFFTYSNTDYALSTLAADKETDLVTFFQSDRELTAEIFYTVVFQLLGFSYLVDFEDAEQFRKETGFPIVYGDLIENLYQLLNTRTKKGNTLIDQLVSDGLISEDNHYHYFNGKSLATFSTHDVIREVVYVESRVDTDKDGLPDLVKVSVIRPRYDGQVPALMTASPYHQGTNDKASDKALYKMEGELEVKLPHTIELEEPKLNLVGPHSQAEVVSEAEEKLSHINSSYTLNDYFLPRGFANLYVSGVGTKDSQGLMTNGDYQQIEAYKNVIDWLNGRCRAFTDHTRKRQVKADWSNGKVATTGISYLGTMSNGLATTGVDGLEVIIAEAGISSWYNYYRENGLVTSPGGYPGEDFDSLAELTYSRNLQAGDYIRGNEAYQADLEKVKEKLDRKTGDYNQFWHDRNYLLNAHKVQAEVVFTHGSQDWNVKPLHVYQMFHALPSHINKHLFFHHGAHVYMNNWQSIDFRESMNALLSMKLLGLDSSYQLPTVIWQDNIAPQKWQGLDNFGKQDELHTFSLGNEEKVIQNQYDQKDFDRYGKTYQTFNTELYQGKANQITIDLPVSQDIHLNGRVELKLRVKSSTNKGLLSAQLLELGQKKYLQPYPAVLSARTIDNGRYHMLENLCELPFNPSAQRVITKGYLNLQNRTNLLTIEEIQPNEWMDFKLELQPTIYKLKKGDTLRLVLYTTDFEITIRDNTDYQLTVDLAQSSLILPCQKV, encoded by the coding sequence ATGCGTTTTAATCAATTCAGCTACCAACCAACCACTAGTTCTCAACGATTTGAGGAATTAGAAGGTCTTGGTCTAAAGCTGTCACCCCAACTGTCCTTAAAAAGACAGTTTGAAGACTTCATTCGTTGGAGTTTTTTCACTTATTCTAACACGGATTATGCCTTGTCAACTTTGGCTGCGGATAAAGAAACAGATTTAGTAACCTTTTTCCAGTCAGACCGTGAGTTAACTGCGGAGATTTTCTACACAGTAGTTTTTCAACTTTTAGGATTTAGCTATCTTGTTGACTTTGAGGATGCCGAACAGTTCCGTAAAGAAACTGGTTTTCCTATTGTTTATGGAGATCTCATTGAAAATCTTTATCAATTGCTCAATACGCGAACGAAAAAAGGAAATACGCTCATCGATCAGCTTGTTAGTGATGGACTCATTTCAGAAGATAATCACTACCACTACTTTAACGGTAAGAGCTTGGCTACCTTCTCTACTCATGATGTCATTCGTGAAGTCGTGTATGTCGAGAGCCGTGTGGATACTGATAAAGATGGACTCCCTGATTTAGTCAAAGTCAGCGTTATCCGCCCACGTTACGATGGTCAAGTACCTGCTCTTATGACTGCCAGCCCTTATCACCAAGGGACCAACGACAAAGCCAGTGACAAGGCTCTCTACAAAATGGAAGGGGAGCTTGAGGTCAAACTGCCCCACACCATTGAACTTGAGGAACCTAAGCTGAATTTAGTCGGACCTCATAGTCAAGCAGAAGTCGTCTCAGAAGCTGAAGAAAAGCTATCTCATATCAATAGCTCATATACTCTAAATGACTACTTCCTCCCACGTGGATTTGCCAATCTCTATGTATCGGGTGTTGGAACCAAAGATTCTCAAGGACTCATGACTAATGGTGACTATCAGCAAATCGAGGCCTATAAAAATGTCATTGATTGGCTCAATGGTCGTTGTCGTGCTTTCACAGACCACACGCGCAAACGCCAAGTCAAAGCTGACTGGTCAAACGGCAAAGTCGCAACAACAGGTATTTCCTATCTAGGTACCATGTCCAATGGTCTCGCCACCACTGGTGTTGATGGCTTGGAAGTGATCATCGCAGAAGCAGGTATTTCCTCTTGGTACAACTACTATCGGGAAAATGGTCTAGTGACCAGCCCAGGGGGCTATCCAGGTGAGGATTTTGACTCACTTGCTGAATTGACCTACTCTCGCAACCTCCAAGCTGGTGACTATATTCGTGGCAATGAAGCTTATCAAGCAGACTTAGAAAAGGTTAAAGAGAAACTCGATCGCAAGACTGGTGACTACAATCAGTTTTGGCATGACCGCAACTATCTGCTCAATGCTCACAAGGTTCAAGCTGAGGTCGTCTTTACGCATGGTTCCCAGGATTGGAACGTCAAACCTCTTCATGTTTACCAGATGTTTCATGCCCTTCCTAGCCATATCAATAAGCACCTCTTTTTCCATCATGGTGCCCATGTTTATATGAATAACTGGCAGTCGATCGACTTCCGCGAGTCCATGAATGCCTTGTTAAGTATGAAATTGTTAGGACTTGACTCAAGCTACCAACTTCCGACTGTCATTTGGCAGGACAATATCGCACCGCAAAAATGGCAAGGTCTTGATAACTTTGGCAAACAGGATGAACTGCATACCTTCTCTCTTGGTAATGAGGAAAAAGTGATTCAAAACCAGTATGATCAAAAAGATTTTGATCGTTATGGTAAGACTTACCAGACCTTCAACACCGAACTTTACCAAGGAAAAGCTAATCAGATCACCATTGACCTTCCAGTAAGTCAAGACATTCACTTAAATGGGCGAGTAGAGCTAAAACTTCGTGTCAAATCAAGTACAAACAAGGGCTTATTATCAGCCCAACTGCTAGAACTTGGACAAAAGAAATATCTGCAGCCTTATCCAGCGGTTTTAAGTGCTAGAACCATTGATAATGGCCGTTACCACATGTTAGAAAATCTCTGTGAACTGCCATTCAACCCAAGTGCCCAACGTGTCATCACCAAAGGCTACCTTAATCTTCAAAATCGAACCAATCTCTTGACGATTGAAGAAATCCAACCAAATGAATGGATGGACTTCAAGCTAGAGCTTCAACCAACTATCTACAAACTTAAAAAAGGAGATACTCTCCGTTTGGTTCTCTACACCACAGACTTTGAGATTACAATTCGAGACAATACAGACTATCAGTTGACTGTTGATTTAGCACAGTCTAGTCTTATCCTACCTTGTCAAAAGGTATAA